In one Gossypium hirsutum isolate 1008001.06 chromosome D09, Gossypium_hirsutum_v2.1, whole genome shotgun sequence genomic region, the following are encoded:
- the LOC107908713 gene encoding chromatin structure-remodeling complex protein BSH isoform X8: MKSPASASWKAPLKFRMPTAENLIPIRLDIEVDGQRYKDAFTWNPYDPDSEVVMFAKRTVKDLKLSPGFLPQIVQSIQSQLATFRSYEGQDMYVGDKIIPIKLDLQVNHIVIRDQFLWDLNNFDSDPEEFARTLCKDLGIEDPEVEPAIAFAIREQLYEIAIQNVTTARENRISKKGRRAAEHFTPRFLCCFLLIWSEIGGIFFLIRMACKASGAALDLMKLFSFGSSVVRSGFRGGDVCKKGL, translated from the exons ATGAAATCGCCGGCGTCAGCTTCATGGAAAGCCCCTCTAAAGTTCAGGAT GCCGACAGCTGAAAATTTAATACCCATTAGGCTTGACATAGAAGTCGATGGACAGCGCTATAAAGATGCTTTCACTTGGAACCCTTATG ATCCGGATTCAGAGGTGGTGATGTTTGCAAAAAGGACTGTAAAAGACTTGAAGCTTTCCCCTGGTTTCCTTCCGCAAATTGTTCAATCCATTCAG TCACAGCTTGCCACCTTTCGATCATATGAAGGTCAAGACATGTATGTTGGTGACAAGATCATTCCAATTAAG CTTGATCTTCAAGTCAATCATATAGTTATCAGGGATCAGTTTTTATGG gACTTGAACAACTTTGATAGTGATCCTGAAGAATTTGCTAGAACTCTCTGCAAAGATTTAGGCATTGAAGACCCTGAAGTTGAG CCTGCAATTGCCTTTGCAATCAGAGAGCAACTTTATGAG ATTGCAATTCAAAATGTAACTACAGCAAGGGAGAACAGAATAAGCAAAAAGGGTCGTCGGGCTGCTGAACATTTCACTCCCAGGTTTTTGTGCTGTTTCCTTCTAATATGGTCAGAAATAGGAGGGATTTTTTTTCTTATCCGAATGGCTTG TAAAGCTAGTGGTGCTGCACTGGACTTGATGAAGTTATTCAGTTTTGGATCAAGTGTTGTCCG
- the LOC107908713 gene encoding chromatin structure-remodeling complex protein BSH isoform X4 produces the protein MKSPASASWKAPLKFRMPTAENLIPIRLDIEVDGQRYKDAFTWNPYDPDSEVVMFAKRTVKDLKLSPGFLPQIVQSIQSQLATFRSYEGQDMYVGDKIIPIKLDLQVNHIVIRDQFLWDLNNFDSDPEEFARTLCKDLGIEDPEVEPAIAFAIREQLYEIAIQNVTTARENRISKKGRRAAEHFTPRFLCCFLLIWSEIGGIFFLIRMACKASGAALDLMKLFSFGSSVVRKRKEWDYYKPVLDLLSNEDVHALEAKEERSGWEGKLVLRESI, from the exons ATGAAATCGCCGGCGTCAGCTTCATGGAAAGCCCCTCTAAAGTTCAGGAT GCCGACAGCTGAAAATTTAATACCCATTAGGCTTGACATAGAAGTCGATGGACAGCGCTATAAAGATGCTTTCACTTGGAACCCTTATG ATCCGGATTCAGAGGTGGTGATGTTTGCAAAAAGGACTGTAAAAGACTTGAAGCTTTCCCCTGGTTTCCTTCCGCAAATTGTTCAATCCATTCAG TCACAGCTTGCCACCTTTCGATCATATGAAGGTCAAGACATGTATGTTGGTGACAAGATCATTCCAATTAAG CTTGATCTTCAAGTCAATCATATAGTTATCAGGGATCAGTTTTTATGG gACTTGAACAACTTTGATAGTGATCCTGAAGAATTTGCTAGAACTCTCTGCAAAGATTTAGGCATTGAAGACCCTGAAGTTGAG CCTGCAATTGCCTTTGCAATCAGAGAGCAACTTTATGAG ATTGCAATTCAAAATGTAACTACAGCAAGGGAGAACAGAATAAGCAAAAAGGGTCGTCGGGCTGCTGAACATTTCACTCCCAGGTTTTTGTGCTGTTTCCTTCTAATATGGTCAGAAATAGGAGGGATTTTTTTTCTTATCCGAATGGCTTG TAAAGCTAGTGGTGCTGCACTGGACTTGATGAAGTTATTCAGTTTTGGATCAAGTGTTGTCCG GAAAAGAAAGGAGTGGGATTATTATAAACCCGTTCTTGACCTTTTATCTAATGAGGACGTACATGCTCTCGAAGCCAAAGAAGAAAGGAGTGGCTG GGAGGGAAAGTTAGTGTTACGTGAATCAATATGA
- the LOC107908713 gene encoding chromatin structure-remodeling complex protein BSH isoform X5, which produces MKSPASASWKAPLKFRMPTAENLIPIRLDIEVDGQRYKDAFTWNPYDPDSEVVMFAKRTVKDLKLSPGFLPQIVQSIQSQLATFRSYEGQDMYVGDKIIPIKLDLQVNHIVIRDQFLWDLNNFDSDPEEFARTLCKDLGIEDPEVEPAIAFAIREQLYEIAIQNVTTARENRISKKGRRAAEHFTPRFLCCFLLIWSEIGGIFFLIRMACKASGAALDLMKLFSFGSSVVRKRKEWDYYKPVLDLLSNEDVHALEAKEERSG; this is translated from the exons ATGAAATCGCCGGCGTCAGCTTCATGGAAAGCCCCTCTAAAGTTCAGGAT GCCGACAGCTGAAAATTTAATACCCATTAGGCTTGACATAGAAGTCGATGGACAGCGCTATAAAGATGCTTTCACTTGGAACCCTTATG ATCCGGATTCAGAGGTGGTGATGTTTGCAAAAAGGACTGTAAAAGACTTGAAGCTTTCCCCTGGTTTCCTTCCGCAAATTGTTCAATCCATTCAG TCACAGCTTGCCACCTTTCGATCATATGAAGGTCAAGACATGTATGTTGGTGACAAGATCATTCCAATTAAG CTTGATCTTCAAGTCAATCATATAGTTATCAGGGATCAGTTTTTATGG gACTTGAACAACTTTGATAGTGATCCTGAAGAATTTGCTAGAACTCTCTGCAAAGATTTAGGCATTGAAGACCCTGAAGTTGAG CCTGCAATTGCCTTTGCAATCAGAGAGCAACTTTATGAG ATTGCAATTCAAAATGTAACTACAGCAAGGGAGAACAGAATAAGCAAAAAGGGTCGTCGGGCTGCTGAACATTTCACTCCCAGGTTTTTGTGCTGTTTCCTTCTAATATGGTCAGAAATAGGAGGGATTTTTTTTCTTATCCGAATGGCTTG TAAAGCTAGTGGTGCTGCACTGGACTTGATGAAGTTATTCAGTTTTGGATCAAGTGTTGTCCG GAAAAGAAAGGAGTGGGATTATTATAAACCCGTTCTTGACCTTTTATCTAATGAGGACGTACATGCTCTCGAAGCCAAAGAAGAAAGGAGTGGCTG
- the LOC107908713 gene encoding chromatin structure-remodeling complex protein BSH isoform X6, which yields MKSPASASWKAPLKFRMPTAENLIPIRLDIEVDGQRYKDAFTWNPYDPDSEVVMFAKRTVKDLKLSPGFLPQIVQSIQLATFRSYEGQDMYVGDKIIPIKLDLQVNHIVIRDQFLWDLNNFDSDPEEFARTLCKDLGIEDPEVEPAIAFAIREQLYEIAIQNVTTARENRISKKGRRAAEHFTPRFLCCFLLIWSEIGGIFFLIRMACKASGAALDLMKLFSFGSSVVRKRKEWDYYKPVLDLLSNEDVHALEAKEERSG from the exons ATGAAATCGCCGGCGTCAGCTTCATGGAAAGCCCCTCTAAAGTTCAGGAT GCCGACAGCTGAAAATTTAATACCCATTAGGCTTGACATAGAAGTCGATGGACAGCGCTATAAAGATGCTTTCACTTGGAACCCTTATG ATCCGGATTCAGAGGTGGTGATGTTTGCAAAAAGGACTGTAAAAGACTTGAAGCTTTCCCCTGGTTTCCTTCCGCAAATTGTTCAATCCATTCAG CTTGCCACCTTTCGATCATATGAAGGTCAAGACATGTATGTTGGTGACAAGATCATTCCAATTAAG CTTGATCTTCAAGTCAATCATATAGTTATCAGGGATCAGTTTTTATGG gACTTGAACAACTTTGATAGTGATCCTGAAGAATTTGCTAGAACTCTCTGCAAAGATTTAGGCATTGAAGACCCTGAAGTTGAG CCTGCAATTGCCTTTGCAATCAGAGAGCAACTTTATGAG ATTGCAATTCAAAATGTAACTACAGCAAGGGAGAACAGAATAAGCAAAAAGGGTCGTCGGGCTGCTGAACATTTCACTCCCAGGTTTTTGTGCTGTTTCCTTCTAATATGGTCAGAAATAGGAGGGATTTTTTTTCTTATCCGAATGGCTTG TAAAGCTAGTGGTGCTGCACTGGACTTGATGAAGTTATTCAGTTTTGGATCAAGTGTTGTCCG GAAAAGAAAGGAGTGGGATTATTATAAACCCGTTCTTGACCTTTTATCTAATGAGGACGTACATGCTCTCGAAGCCAAAGAAGAAAGGAGTGGCTG
- the LOC107908713 gene encoding chromatin structure-remodeling complex protein BSH isoform X9, protein MKSPASASWKAPLKFRMPTAENLIPIRLDIEVDGQRYKDAFTWNPYDPDSEVVMFAKRTVKDLKLSPGFLPQIVQSIQSQLATFRSYEGQDMYVGDKIIPIKLDLQVNHIVIRDQFLWDLNNFDSDPEEFARTLCKDLGIEDPEVEPAIAFAIREQLYEIAIQNVTTARENRISKKGRRAAEHFTPSKASGAALDLMKLFSFGSSVVRKRKEWDYYKPVLDLLSNEDVHALEAKEERSG, encoded by the exons ATGAAATCGCCGGCGTCAGCTTCATGGAAAGCCCCTCTAAAGTTCAGGAT GCCGACAGCTGAAAATTTAATACCCATTAGGCTTGACATAGAAGTCGATGGACAGCGCTATAAAGATGCTTTCACTTGGAACCCTTATG ATCCGGATTCAGAGGTGGTGATGTTTGCAAAAAGGACTGTAAAAGACTTGAAGCTTTCCCCTGGTTTCCTTCCGCAAATTGTTCAATCCATTCAG TCACAGCTTGCCACCTTTCGATCATATGAAGGTCAAGACATGTATGTTGGTGACAAGATCATTCCAATTAAG CTTGATCTTCAAGTCAATCATATAGTTATCAGGGATCAGTTTTTATGG gACTTGAACAACTTTGATAGTGATCCTGAAGAATTTGCTAGAACTCTCTGCAAAGATTTAGGCATTGAAGACCCTGAAGTTGAG CCTGCAATTGCCTTTGCAATCAGAGAGCAACTTTATGAG ATTGCAATTCAAAATGTAACTACAGCAAGGGAGAACAGAATAAGCAAAAAGGGTCGTCGGGCTGCTGAACATTTCACTCCCAG TAAAGCTAGTGGTGCTGCACTGGACTTGATGAAGTTATTCAGTTTTGGATCAAGTGTTGTCCG GAAAAGAAAGGAGTGGGATTATTATAAACCCGTTCTTGACCTTTTATCTAATGAGGACGTACATGCTCTCGAAGCCAAAGAAGAAAGGAGTGGCTG
- the LOC107908715 gene encoding heat stress transcription factor A-3: protein MNPDEEKRSPNSLPNLPQTSTFPSSLMELETFSSGVPQPLEILHGNPVPPFLSKTFDLVEDTSLDPIISWGPTGQSFVVWDPVEFSKFILPRNFKHNNFSSFVRQLNTYGFRKIDTDKWEFANEAFQRGKRHLLKNIQRRKSPQSQQIGNYFGSSTEAGRSGVEGDIERLRKEKSMLMQEVVELQQEQQGTARHVEVVNQRLQSAEQRQKQMVSFLAKLFQNPAFLARLRQKKEQGEIGSSRMRRKFVKHQLVELIDSETPAEGQIVKYSKLDWRDIAISPSAPDIIPTSVEKSPDYLPKGVAEIDLGSEGFPFPVDDEVVVSDELATAHGFLGTPELVGEGTSGMGIQDLKGKNVIGSEQVVNPGYFISSPEDLVKQKSTPYFSSPISESVSKQDAWSMDFDATVGMPSSRNELWGNLETYDIPELGVTGELSDVWDLGFLQAAEDSGADKWPTEGYPFDNPHTENQGGQSEANRSKKMDP from the exons ATGAATCCAGACGAAGAAAAACGCTCTCCGAATTCCCTTCCAAACCTACCCCAAACGTCGACCTTCCCTTCCTCATTAATGGAACTGGAAACGTTTTCAAGTGGCGTGCCTCAGCCTTTGGAAATTCTTCATGGGAACCCAGTGCCGCCATTTTTGTCGAAAACGTTCGATTTGGTGGAGGACACGTCGTTGGATCCGATCATCTCTTGGGGTCCGACGGGACAGAGCTTCGTGGTTTGGGACCCGGTCGAATTCTCTAAGTTCATACTTCCTCGGAATTTCAAGCACAACAATTTCTCCAGCTTTGTTCGTCAGCTCAATACTTAT GGATTTCGCAAAATCGATACTGATAAGTGGGAATTTGCAAACGAGGCTTTTCAGCGAGGGAAGAGGCATCTTTTGAAGAATATTCAGAGGCGTAAGTCACCTCAATCGCAACAGATTGGTAACTATTTTGGATCTTCTACTGAAGCAGGGAGGTCTGGAGTGGAAGGTGACATAGAAAGGTTAAGGAAGGAGAAGAGCATGTTAATGCAGGAAGTAGTGGAACTGCAGCAGGAGCAGCAGGGTACGGCTCGGCATGTCGAAGTAGTGAATCAGAGGCTTCAATCAGCTGAACAAAGGCAGAAGCAAATGGTTTCTTTCTTAGCCAAGTTATTCCAGAATCCGGCTTTCTTGGCACGCCTTAGACAAAAAAAGGAACAGGGAGAAATCGGTTCTTCGAGGATGCGGAGGAAGTTTGTAAAGCACCAGCTGGTTGAATTGATAGATTCAGAAACACCTGCTGAAGGCCAGATTGTGAAGTACTCCAAACTTGATTGGAGAGACATTGCTATATCCCCTTCAGCCCCAGATATAATTCCGACTTCTGTTGAAAAATCTCCAGATTATCTACCCAAGGGTGTAGCAGAAATCGATTTAGGTTCTGAAGGCTTTCCATTTCCAGTTGATGATGAAGTAGTTGTATCTGATGAGTTGGCGACTGCACATGGATTTCTTGGAACCCCAGAGCTGGTAGGAGAAGGTACATCAGGCATGGGAATCCAAGATCTGAAAGGGAAGAATGTAATCGGTTCGGAACAAGTGGTTAATCCAGGGTATTTTATATCTTCCCCAGAGGATTTAGTGAAGCAGAAAAGCACCCCATATTTCTCATCTCCTATCAGTGAGAGCGTTTCTAAACAGGATGCATGGAGCATGGATTTTGATGCTACTGTTGGTATGCCTAGTTCTAGGAACGAGTTGTGGGGTAATCTTGAAACCTATGACATTCCCGAGTTGGGGGTAACTGGTGAGTTATCTGATGTCTGGGATCTGGGATTTTTGCAAGCAGCAGAAGATTCAGGTGCTGATAAATGGCCGACTGAGGGATATCCTTTCGACAATCCCCATACTGAGAATCAAGGTGGCCAGTCAGAAGCTAATAGGTCTAAGAAAATGGATCCATAA
- the LOC107908713 gene encoding chromatin structure-remodeling complex protein BSH isoform X11, translated as MKSPASASWKAPLKFRMPTAENLIPIRLDIEVDGQRYKDAFTWNPYDPDSEVVMFAKRTVKDLKLSPGFLPQIVQSIQSQLATFRSYEGQDMYVGDKIIPIKLDLQVNHIVIRDQFLWDLNNFDSDPEEFARTLCKDLGIEDPEVEPAIAFAIREQLYEIAIQNVTTARENRISKKGRRAAEHFTPSKASGAALDLMKLFSFGSSVVRSGFRGGDVCKKGL; from the exons ATGAAATCGCCGGCGTCAGCTTCATGGAAAGCCCCTCTAAAGTTCAGGAT GCCGACAGCTGAAAATTTAATACCCATTAGGCTTGACATAGAAGTCGATGGACAGCGCTATAAAGATGCTTTCACTTGGAACCCTTATG ATCCGGATTCAGAGGTGGTGATGTTTGCAAAAAGGACTGTAAAAGACTTGAAGCTTTCCCCTGGTTTCCTTCCGCAAATTGTTCAATCCATTCAG TCACAGCTTGCCACCTTTCGATCATATGAAGGTCAAGACATGTATGTTGGTGACAAGATCATTCCAATTAAG CTTGATCTTCAAGTCAATCATATAGTTATCAGGGATCAGTTTTTATGG gACTTGAACAACTTTGATAGTGATCCTGAAGAATTTGCTAGAACTCTCTGCAAAGATTTAGGCATTGAAGACCCTGAAGTTGAG CCTGCAATTGCCTTTGCAATCAGAGAGCAACTTTATGAG ATTGCAATTCAAAATGTAACTACAGCAAGGGAGAACAGAATAAGCAAAAAGGGTCGTCGGGCTGCTGAACATTTCACTCCCAG TAAAGCTAGTGGTGCTGCACTGGACTTGATGAAGTTATTCAGTTTTGGATCAAGTGTTGTCCG
- the LOC107908713 gene encoding chromatin structure-remodeling complex protein BSH isoform X7 — MKSPASASWKAPLKFRMPTAENLIPIRLDIEVDGQRYKDAFTWNPYDPDSEVVMFAKRTVKDLKLSPGFLPQIVQSIQSQLATFRSYEGQDMYVGDKIIPIKLDLQVNHIVIRDQFLWDLNNFDSDPEEFARTLCKDLGIEDPEVEPAIAFAIREQLYEIAIQNVTTARENRISKKGRRAAEHFTPSKASGAALDLMKLFSFGSSVVRKRKEWDYYKPVLDLLSNEDVHALEAKEERSGWEGKLVLRESI, encoded by the exons ATGAAATCGCCGGCGTCAGCTTCATGGAAAGCCCCTCTAAAGTTCAGGAT GCCGACAGCTGAAAATTTAATACCCATTAGGCTTGACATAGAAGTCGATGGACAGCGCTATAAAGATGCTTTCACTTGGAACCCTTATG ATCCGGATTCAGAGGTGGTGATGTTTGCAAAAAGGACTGTAAAAGACTTGAAGCTTTCCCCTGGTTTCCTTCCGCAAATTGTTCAATCCATTCAG TCACAGCTTGCCACCTTTCGATCATATGAAGGTCAAGACATGTATGTTGGTGACAAGATCATTCCAATTAAG CTTGATCTTCAAGTCAATCATATAGTTATCAGGGATCAGTTTTTATGG gACTTGAACAACTTTGATAGTGATCCTGAAGAATTTGCTAGAACTCTCTGCAAAGATTTAGGCATTGAAGACCCTGAAGTTGAG CCTGCAATTGCCTTTGCAATCAGAGAGCAACTTTATGAG ATTGCAATTCAAAATGTAACTACAGCAAGGGAGAACAGAATAAGCAAAAAGGGTCGTCGGGCTGCTGAACATTTCACTCCCAG TAAAGCTAGTGGTGCTGCACTGGACTTGATGAAGTTATTCAGTTTTGGATCAAGTGTTGTCCG GAAAAGAAAGGAGTGGGATTATTATAAACCCGTTCTTGACCTTTTATCTAATGAGGACGTACATGCTCTCGAAGCCAAAGAAGAAAGGAGTGGCTG GGAGGGAAAGTTAGTGTTACGTGAATCAATATGA
- the LOC107908713 gene encoding chromatin structure-remodeling complex protein BSH isoform X10 — MKSPASASWKAPLKFRMPTAENLIPIRLDIEVDGQRYKDAFTWNPYDPDSEVVMFAKRTVKDLKLSPGFLPQIVQSIQLATFRSYEGQDMYVGDKIIPIKLDLQVNHIVIRDQFLWDLNNFDSDPEEFARTLCKDLGIEDPEVEPAIAFAIREQLYEIAIQNVTTARENRISKKGRRAAEHFTPSKASGAALDLMKLFSFGSSVVRKRKEWDYYKPVLDLLSNEDVHALEAKEERSG; from the exons ATGAAATCGCCGGCGTCAGCTTCATGGAAAGCCCCTCTAAAGTTCAGGAT GCCGACAGCTGAAAATTTAATACCCATTAGGCTTGACATAGAAGTCGATGGACAGCGCTATAAAGATGCTTTCACTTGGAACCCTTATG ATCCGGATTCAGAGGTGGTGATGTTTGCAAAAAGGACTGTAAAAGACTTGAAGCTTTCCCCTGGTTTCCTTCCGCAAATTGTTCAATCCATTCAG CTTGCCACCTTTCGATCATATGAAGGTCAAGACATGTATGTTGGTGACAAGATCATTCCAATTAAG CTTGATCTTCAAGTCAATCATATAGTTATCAGGGATCAGTTTTTATGG gACTTGAACAACTTTGATAGTGATCCTGAAGAATTTGCTAGAACTCTCTGCAAAGATTTAGGCATTGAAGACCCTGAAGTTGAG CCTGCAATTGCCTTTGCAATCAGAGAGCAACTTTATGAG ATTGCAATTCAAAATGTAACTACAGCAAGGGAGAACAGAATAAGCAAAAAGGGTCGTCGGGCTGCTGAACATTTCACTCCCAG TAAAGCTAGTGGTGCTGCACTGGACTTGATGAAGTTATTCAGTTTTGGATCAAGTGTTGTCCG GAAAAGAAAGGAGTGGGATTATTATAAACCCGTTCTTGACCTTTTATCTAATGAGGACGTACATGCTCTCGAAGCCAAAGAAGAAAGGAGTGGCTG